The sequence ATCTTTGAACCCCACGCGGCAGAGCGCGTTTTCGACGATTTTGTGCGGGAAAATAAACTCACCATCTACCGCGACGAATGGCTCGACCGGGCCGCGACAGGTATATCCAAAAAAGGCAACGTCATTCAATCGTTCCGCACGCTGAGCGGCCACGAGTACCGGGGCAAGATGTTTATCGACGCCACCTACGAAGGCGATCTGATGGCGGCGGCAGGTGTAAAATACCACGTTGGGCGCGAGGCCAACAGTGTGTACGGCGAAGAACACAACGGCATCCAAACGGAGGTGTTTCATCACCGCCACCATTTCATGATGAACATCAGCCCGTATAAAATTGCGGGAGACCCATCAAGCGGCCTGCTGCCCGAAGTGTCGGCGGACCCACCGGGTGAAAAAGGGGCGGGCGACAAGCGCATTCAGGCCTATTGCTTTCGGATGTGCCTCAGCAATCACCCCGACAACCGCCTGCCCTTCCCGAAACCGGACGGCTACGACCCGGCCCGCTATGAACTACTGACGCGGGTCTTCGCGTCGGGCTGGCGCGAGACGTTTGCCAAGTATGACCCCATTCCGAACCGGAAAACCGACACCAACAACCACGGGCCGTTCAGCACCGACTACATCGGCAAAAACTACGATTACCCCGAAGCGACTTACGAACGCCGCCGCGCCATCATCCGCGACCATGAACGGTATCAGAAAGGCTTGATGTATTTCCTGCAAAACGACCCGAACGTACCGGCCGACGTGCACGAGGCCATGCAGCAATGGGGCCTGCCGAAGGACGAGTTTACCGACAACGGCGGCTGGCCGCATCAGCTCTATATCCGCGAAGCCCGGCGTATGCTGGGTACG comes from Fibrella aestuarina BUZ 2 and encodes:
- a CDS encoding FAD-dependent oxidoreductase, which codes for MSHVWAQPAVRQADVIIYGGTSAAVTAAVQVKKMGKTVIIVSPDKHLGGLSAGGLGFTDTGNKEVIGGLSRQFYQRLYAHYQQPDSWRWQKPGEYGNKGQGTPAIDGTNRTMWIFEPHAAERVFDDFVRENKLTIYRDEWLDRAATGISKKGNVIQSFRTLSGHEYRGKMFIDATYEGDLMAAAGVKYHVGREANSVYGEEHNGIQTEVFHHRHHFMMNISPYKIAGDPSSGLLPEVSADPPGEKGAGDKRIQAYCFRMCLSNHPDNRLPFPKPDGYDPARYELLTRVFASGWRETFAKYDPIPNRKTDTNNHGPFSTDYIGKNYDYPEATYERRRAIIRDHERYQKGLMYFLQNDPNVPADVHEAMQQWGLPKDEFTDNGGWPHQLYIREARRMLGTFVMKEADALGKTQVPNPIGMGSYTLDAHQAQRYVKADGYVQNEGDIGVHPDKPYSIAYGSILPKEAECSNLLVPVCVSASHIAYGSIRMEPVFMILGQSAATAAVLSIDNKVSPQRLPYEKLKAVLLKDGQRLTN